Below is a window of Humulus lupulus chromosome 9, drHumLupu1.1, whole genome shotgun sequence DNA.
TCCAACCAGCTGATTAAATGATAGATTCAGGAATGAAAGGAAGGTGAGTTGCTCTAGTGAGGTTGGAATTGACTCAATCAGGTTGTTCCTCGACAGATCTAATGACTCCAATTGCCTCAAGTCACCTATAGAAGATGGGATTTTCCCAGTGTGAGCATTGTTGGACAAGTTGAGAACAGTAAGAGCTTGAAGCTGTCCCAATGCAGCTGGTATTGGTCCTTGGAGATTGTTGCTTGAAAGGTCAATGGAAATGAAGATATTTAGTATCTTTGTCAGCTTCATCTCTTGGCCTTTGGAGGTGACTGTCACTATATACCGATAATATACTGAGGAAATGCTCATTTGGTTTACATTCAATGTGACAGAATACAAATGAGTGAATCCGAGAACATTAGAATTTGTGTTATTGACATTGGCTTGGACGTTGTCATTATGAACCATCATTGCCTGCATCGTTTTTAACCATTGTCCTGGTAGTCCTCCACTGAAATTGTTTTCAGCTAGATCCAATATTTGAAGCATCTCCCAAGTTCCATTTGCATTTGGACATCCAATGGTACCAGAAAATTTGTTGGATCGAAGAATAAGTACTTGCAAAGTTGTTGAGCTCTTCAACAAGCAAGGAAATTCACCAATCATGTTATTGTGGCCGAGGTCTAAAACCTCTAATCCAGTACAATTGGCTAGGGAATTTGGTATCTTTCCTTGGATGAAATTTCCATTGAGATCCAGTGTCTTTAAATCACAATCTGCTGGAGCTAAGGCATCTTGAATCAAGCCTCTTAAGTTGTTCTGTCGCAAATTGAGTACCTCCAGTGAAACACCTATTTCAAACAAACATCTTGGTATTTTACCACTTAATTTGTTGTGAGACAAATCAAGAACTTGAAGGCCACTAGCACTGCAAATGGATTCAGGAATGACCCCTCTAAGGCTGTTATTTGATAAAGAGAAAAATCCAAGAGATGAAAGGTCATTAAAAAAGTCAATTGGAATGGAAGAAGTAAAATTATTATTGGAGAAATCTACATAACCAATTGAAGCCGGTACAACAGGGATCTTTCCTCCAAGATAGTTTGACTTTAGATCTAGGAGACTGAGAGAATTAGGAAGAGAATAAGGTTCCTCCAAACCAACTAGGTGATTATGTGAAAGGTTCAAAAAGGCAAGATTTGTGCTGTTCCCAACTTCCCAGATCCAATTAGGTATCCCCCCATGAATTTGGTTGTTTGAAAGATCCAAAGCAATTAGTTGTAATTGATTCTTCAAATGATCAGGAAATGTCCCTATGTTGCAAAATGCTAGTCTTAACTCTACAAGCTGGGGAAAGGAAGACATGAGAGTAAATTCACTCACACTTGCATTCACTGACCAATTATTGTATGAAAGGTCAAGAACAGCAAGTTGGTCTATTTCTTGAAAGATGTCAAGTTGTACAGTGCCATTGAGCTTGTTATAAGAGAGATCAAGTGAGCTAAGATTTCGGAGTTTAAAGATAGACATTGGGAATGACCCTTCTAGATTGTTGCTGCTCAAATCTAGAGTCGTCAAAACAGAGGAAGAtgcaatttgaaactcaagaatgcTAAATTGGTTTTTGGATAGTGAGATTGTTTTCAATGATGGAAGTTCAAACAATGATGAAGGAATACTACCCTTGAGAAAATTATGCTCCAAATCAATCTCAACTAAGTTCAGAAGACCATTTAAATGAGCTAGAGGAATTTCGCCTGTAAAGCCATTATGAGAGAGATCTATTTGAGTGAGTTTCTTGGACTTGTTGAAAGAGGGTATTAGACCTGTGAAATTGTTAAAAGACAATTGAAGAGAGCTAAGTTGGGTGAGTTTTGCAATGGAACTTGGAATTGTTCCACTAAAGTTGCAAAAGGAAAGGTCTAATGTGGACAAGTTCCAAAGGTTACCAATAGATATTGGTAATTCCCTTGAAAAATCTGTGAAGGGAAGCATCAATATTTGGAGGGAATTATTTCTAGGAAATTCTGGCAAAGAACCACTAAGTAATACATTGTCTGTAAGATCAAGAGTCTTTAGTGTAGGTACCTTGAAAATTTCATTTGGAAATGTTCCATACAGTTGACAAGAATGGAGACTCAAAGCACTCAACCGTGAGAAATTTGCAAAGAATCCAGGGACAGGATCAAGAAAATCATTATTGTCCAGTCGAATCACTGACAAGGATTGAAGCTTCACAAGTGACTGATCAAAAGGTCTAGAAAGAGAGCAATCAGACAAGCTCAACACTCTCAGATTAGGCAGTGAAGATGACAAGGCTTGGCACCACTCGTTCCCACTCGTTGACATGTTTACACCATCAAAATATAATTCTTCAAGCTTTGAAAGATTCTGAACCAGCATTTTCAAAGTGGGATTTTCAAGTTTCAGCTCATTAGCTGCAAGAACTATGGTTGGGTCATAGTTGTAAGTCGTGGATAAATCAAGTTTAATCAATCTTGTTAGGTGTGACATCTCACTTGGTATTTGCCCTAGAAAGCCTGCACTTGATAAATTCAGATACTTCAACTTTTTGAGGTTTCCAATCCCAGATGGTATCATAGAACTGAAAAAGTTACAAGACAAATCAAGGTTCTTGAGATGTTGAAGATTGAAAAGGCTGCTTGAATTGTCAAGTTCACCAGAGATTCCTTCATTGCTCAAGTTAAGATCCACAACATGGCCCTCTTTGCAGGATACACCTTCCCAAAAACAGCAATCAGGACTTTGGACATTCCATTTTACAAGCTTTGTAGATATTTCATGGTCAAATTCGAGGTTCTTTCTCAGTTGCACCAACAATGTTTGCTGGTGACCAAGACACTGGCTAGAAACCAAAAATACATTGACACCAAGAAGAATTGAAATTATGAAAAGCCATGAGAATGGTGTAGTTCTCATTGGTGAATATGTCAAGGACAAAGATTAATACTCACTAAACCTTGTAAATTCTGCTATGCATAAGCACTTTCTCTaaagaaaaatagagaaaattTTGAAAAGGTATGCAACTTTATGAACTCAGCTTACTTGGAAGTTAAAACCCCGTCTTTTTTGCTTAATCTAAAAGGCAATAACATGCATTAATATAAATACAGAATGAAGAAAAATATTGTTTTGTGTAGTTTCTTCTCTCTTTTGCTTGTGCTCACTTCCTCAAATTCACTTGTACTTTCTTCAAGAAACCTCTTCTAATTTTATAGACAAACTATACCATGTGAATGTATTTACAATATTTCATCGCACAAATATAGAAACTTGTGCACTTATAATGAAGCTCTTTTAGACAATAAAAGTGGGATAAGCTACAGCCATAGACAGGTGAAACATTTGTCTTTAGTGTCATATGCCTTATAGTGGTTCATTGATTTTAAGCCTCAAATATCTTTGCAGGCTGGGGTCCTTACTCTATGACCTCTTATAGTGATTGAGGTGTGGTTTCCCACTATtaagtaaaaaataaattaggaaaatTAGCAGTTTCTAGGCCTTACTATTTCCTCAAATGGGCCTAGAAAACAGACACTATTCGAAAATGCGGAAAAAGAATTGTCAAATATTTCTGCATATTACTGGCTTTAAAGTCAATGACCATGTACTTGAAAGTGATCAAATTTTGTTTTCTggtcattctttttttttttaaaaaaaatcccaaATTATATGGTTTTATTGAAAGGAATAGTAGTCACATCACATTATTTGGTAGGTGAAGGTGTATGGTGTGTCATCCTACACTAACTCAAGTGTGCTAAATTTGAGTATTCTAGGTTAAAACAATATCTAAAGccttgtttaattttatttagaaaatatattaatttatttttattatattttttaattatcatttaaattttaaatagataaacaatgtcatatattataaaagaatgacataaacatattaaaaaaaattaagtcaaaatattgtctatagtttaaaaaatatatataatatgatagtttttattttatttttttttaaaaaaatcgttAAACTAAGAATCTGTTAAACGCACACGTTTTACATATAAAGATATGGTGAGTAAAAtatttgatgttgtttattagtttgaaatttagtgttcataataatttaaattttggtattttttatattttcacttatatattatatatggtgattctagttttaaaattaaatactttcttttttctaattttcttttataataataTCCAATATTCAAAAATTCTAAATcaaaactatgaatttaaaaaatttatttgatcaaattttaattatttaatttaaaaaaataaaaaataaaaaaagttatataaaaatatatattatttaattaatggctagagcgattaaaataagtaatatctcactaaaaaaattaaacgaaaaaaataagaaatatgtatatttaGGTCTGAGATCACTATTACATGTATGTTTGgacaaacaaaatatattaaatgacaaaataaatacttaataagaaaaagaaagaaagaaaataataaatttaagtaTATAAATATTGACGACTAATTTGGTTGAAGGTTTCTTTTTGCTGAAGTATCTTGGAGTTCCTCTGAGACCTACCAAATGGAAGGCTACCAACTCTGATATTATTCTCAAGAAGATTAGGTTGCATCTAAATGTCTGGGCAAGTCGTCACCTTTCTTATGCTAGTCAGGTTCAGCTGGCGCACTCAGTTTTGTTAGGGATTCGCAACTATTGGATGAGAATATTTCTGCTGCCTCAGAGTGTAGTTAGAGACATTGATTGTCTTTGTAGAAGTTTCCTTTGGGGTGAGAAGGGTTCCCGTAGTAAATTTCATCTTACTTCTTGGGAGCAAGTTTGTCGTCTGAAGGCTTATGGTGGGCTGGGTTTTAGAGAAGGGTCAGCTTGGAATAAAATTTTTCTTGCTAAATATATTTGGGCTATATCTTAAGCAGGATCAACTTTGGGTGAAATTGGTGAACTGTATATACTTAAAATGGGCTTACCTTTGGGATTATAAGTTAAAGCAAATTCAAGTTGGTACTGGCAGAAACTCATTAAGCTTTGTAGGGTTTTGTCTAGCACTGTTTTGGAGTCTGTTGTGGTGCATGGAAAGCTTCAGTTGGGCAAATTCTATTCTCAGATTCTTCCAAGCGAGTAGGTAGCTTATGAGAGAATTGTTTGGTGCAAACTTTCAGCTCCAAACACATAGGTTCATGTTGTGGCAAGCTGTTAATAATCATCTTCTAACTAGAGATTTACTTCATTACTGTCACTTGAATGTTCCCTCTTTGTTATGTCCAGTTTGTGCTCAGGTTGATGAAAGTCACTCCCACTTATTTTTTGATTGTATATTCTCCAAGAGGATCATACAGAAAGTTTATGGTTGGCTGGGTGAGGTGAtttggcatgagaagtttgaggATTGGCTACTGTGGTTGGATGGTCGCAGTAGAGGTTGGGTGTACCATGTGGTGGTCGCGGCTCTTACTGCTACTACCTATTTTCTTTGGTTAAATAGGAACCATTGTTGCTTTGATAATAGCTTATTTACTGTCTCTAAAATTGATAGCTTGATTAGGTTCTCTGTAAAAACAAGAGTGCTTAACATTAATTCTAGGAAGTTTTCTTCTAGAGAGAGGCAAATGTTAGAGTTTGTTTATTGCTTGTAATCTGTTGGGGGAGTTTCTGCTCTTGCCTTTTGTCGTCCCCTGGttgtttgattaataaaatttttcatcttggtaaaaaaaaaaaaattcgagAATATCTAGCGATTGCAGCAACCTGGCTGATCGTTGGTGCTCCGCCTTTGTTTGTTGGCAGGTGAGGCCATGAGCCACGTATTCTGCTACTTCCTTTTTCATCTTCGGCCACCAAAAATATTTCCTTAAATCCTTGTACATTGTTGTGGCGCCGTGGTGCATTGCGTAAGGGGCATTGTGTGCCTCATAGAAGCTGCATCTTCGGGAACACAAATTCTACCTTTAAATCCTAACACCCTATCTTCCGATATGTGGAATCTTGGTCGCATATCCTTCCTCACCTCGTGTTTGATCATCTCATACCAAGGTTCCAAAAGTTATCCCCCTTGTATGGCTTCCATAATGGTGGGTTGCACCAAAAGATTTGCTAATTTGCCAACAACTACCTCGAGATCCAACGTAGAGATGTCACCTTGCAGTTCCAAGGGCATTTCTCGCACTGTCATCACGTACGCCATCGACTGCTGGCTCAGAGCATCTGCCACCTTATTGGCCTTTCCGAGATGGTATagaagtcataatcataatcgttaaacaattctaaccaccgatgctgcctcatgttcaattctttctgggtgaagaaatacttgaggctcttgtggtcggTGTAAATGTCGCAATGTatcccatagagataatgccacTAGATTTTTAATGCGAACACTACTGcagccaactctaagtcatgtgTCGGGTAGttcttttggtaactctttaGCTGTCGGGACGCATAAGCTATCACATTTCCATGTCGCATCAGTACCGCCCCCAGTCCTTGTCCTGAGGCATCATTGTAGATCATGTATCCCTATGTTCCACTGGGGATAATCAACACTGGAGCAGTGGTCAACCTCGTATTTAGTTCTTGGAAACTCCTCTCACACTGTTCAGTCCATACAAACTTAGAATTTTTACGGGTAAGAGCGGCATAGCTATTTTCGAGAACCCTTCTACGAACCGCCTATAATACCCAGCTAATCCGAGAAAACTTCTCACTTCTTGAGCATTCTTCGGAGATTTCCATTGACTTACTGCCTCTATCTTGGTAGGATCCACGGATATCCCTTCTCCTGACACCACATGGCCCAAGAAACTCACCTTTTCCAACCAAAATTCATACTTGGAGAATTTGACATAAAGTTTTTGTTCCTTCAAACACTGAAGAACCATTTCCAAATGCACTGCTTGTTCCTTCGGGTTCCTCAAGTATatcaaaatatcatcaataaacacaatgaCGAATTTATCCAAAAACTCGCTAAACACTCGGTTCATGAGGTCCATTAATGTGGCAGGTGCATTGGTGAGTCTGAAAGACATCACTACGAACTCGTAGTgaccataccgtgtccgaaacgTTGTCTTAGGTATGTCCGACTCCTTAACTAtgagctgatggtaacctgatcggagatctatcttggagaataccaatGCTCCCTAGAGTTGATCTAATAAATCATCGACCCTAGAAAGCGGGTACcggttcttaatcgtcaccttttTCAGCtcccgatagtctatacacattctcatggagcCGTTCTTTATTCTTTACAAATAATatcggggctccccatggagaatggcttggtcttATGAACTTTTTATCCAACAGCTCCTGCAGTTGAGCTTGCAGTTCCTTCAATTTCAGTGATGCCATCCGGTACAGAGCTTTCGAAATGGGCGCTGTCCCTGGAATAATTTCTATTTCGAATACCACTTCTTGCTCCGGCGGTAGACTGGGAAGGTCATAGGAAAAACTTCAGGATATTTGCATATGATGGGTACTTCAGCTAGTTGTAACGTGCCCTCTTTATTTTTATCCACAACGTGTGCTAGATATCCCATGCAACCGTCCCCTAACATCTTCCTCGCCTTCATGGCAGAGATCATCAAGAATTTCTTTTCCCTGGGTGCACCTTGGAACGTAAATGGCTCTTCTCCTGCCGGTTTGAAAACCATTCTCCTCTTCTTACAGTTCACTATGGCACCATACTTAGATAACCACTCCATCCCTAATATTACGTCATATTCGTGTAGGTCCAAAATCAACAGGTCTACTGTCAATTCTCATCTCTTTACCCAAACTGGTACGACTCTTACCCATGACTGCACCAACATATCTTCGCCTGAAGGCAACGACACCCCACATAAATTAGGCATAGGTTCAGGCATTCTATTCAATTTTTCAACAAAAGAGGCAGCTACGAAAGAATGCGATGCACCAgtgtccattaatgcatatgctgaggtttgggcaatagagatctgacctgacaccatctCAGATGGTCCGACTTCTTTGTTGCCTTGAGTAAGAGCGTAGACCCGTGGCGGGGCTCCTATTTGCTTTTGTTGGTTGTTGCTACTCTTCCAGTTCAGACTTGGGCAATTCTTAGCGAGGTGCCTAGGTTTTCCACAGGCATAGCATTCCCTCGCCTTTCACTCACCCGGATGTCGATGGCCACACTTATCACAAACATGCCAGTACTCAAAATCGCGCCTGGGTTGTTTGTTGGAATCCTCGGTCCAACTGTCAGACAATCCCCGTTTCTCTTGTTATTCCCATTGCTACTCGTCCTTGAGCCTCCTTGGGTTCCAAAATTCCCTTTATTGTGGTTGACCTAGGGGAAAACCTTCATTTGGAGCCATTCCGGTTAGCTTGGGTCTAGCCCGAATTGGCAAAGGTAAACTTTCTTTCTTCAAACTTTTGGATTCCTTCCTTTCTAGTTCAGACCATGACTCTAGCGCGAAACACTCGCTCCACTGCTTCTACATATTTTTTGGGGCTTGTATTCTCGGTATCGACAAGTTTTTCAATCTCTCCTCGAAGTCCTCTCATAAACCTTCATAATTTGGTTGATTCAGTACTAAC
It encodes the following:
- the LOC133800958 gene encoding receptor-like protein 42, producing MRTTPFSWLFIISILLGVNVFLVSSQCLGHQQTLLVQLRKNLEFDHEISTKLVKWNVQSPDCCFWEGVSCKEGHVVDLNLSNEGISGELDNSSSLFNLQHLKNLDLSCNFFSSMIPSGIGNLKKLKYLNLSSAGFLGQIPSEMSHLTRLIKLDLSTTYNYDPTIVLAANELKLENPTLKMLVQNLSKLEELYFDGVNMSTSGNEWCQALSSSLPNLRVLSLSDCSLSRPFDQSLVKLQSLSVIRLDNNDFLDPVPGFFANFSRLSALSLHSCQLYGTFPNEIFKVPTLKTLDLTDNVLLSGSLPEFPRNNSLQILMLPFTDFSRELPISIGNLWNLSTLDLSFCNFSGTIPSSIAKLTQLSSLQLSFNNFTGLIPSFNKSKKLTQIDLSHNGFTGEIPLAHLNGLLNLVEIDLEHNFLKGSIPSSLFELPSLKTISLSKNQFSILEFQIASSSVLTTLDLSSNNLEGSFPMSIFKLRNLSSLDLSYNKLNGTVQLDIFQEIDQLAVLDLSYNNWSVNASVSEFTLMSSFPQLVELRLAFCNIGTFPDHLKNQLQLIALDLSNNQIHGGIPNWIWEVGNSTNLAFLNLSHNHLVGLEEPYSLPNSLSLLDLKSNYLGGKIPVVPASIGYVDFSNNNFTSSIPIDFFNDLSSLGFFSLSNNSLRGVIPESICSASGLQVLDLSHNKLSGKIPRCLFEIGVSLEVLNLRQNNLRGLIQDALAPADCDLKTLDLNGNFIQGKIPNSLANCTGLEVLDLGHNNMIGEFPCLLKSSTTLQVLILRSNKFSGTIGCPNANGTWEMLQILDLAENNFSGGLPGQWLKTMQAMMVHNDNVQANVNNTNSNVLGFTHLYSVTLNVNQMSISSVYYRYIVTVTSKGQEMKLTKILNIFISIDLSSNNLQGPIPAALGQLQALTVLNLSNNAHTGKIPSSIGDLRQLESLDLSRNNLIESIPTSLEQLTFLSFLNLSFNQLVGRIPKANQFQTFSADSFIGNKRLCGFPLMTKCLDEVGTETLLPNTVKGHKSIDWNLLSVELGFAVGFGIVFGPLLFCKRWRAWHYKCVDDIFSRFFPSAVSNKWFLWTKS